The following DNA comes from Limnobacter sp. SAORIC-580.
CGCTTTTTCGACGTACTCCACACTGCCAAAGCGGCGCGGGTCGTTGTAACGCAGAACCTTCTCCCCAAAATTCCATTCAATGTGATCGTGCTTGTCCCACGGAGTGCTGGCGCTCACAATTTTCATGGAACCCGACATGCCCAAATGCACCACCAACACTTGCCCACCGAAATCCATCAACATGTATTTCGAGCGGCGCTCCACGCCTTGCAATATCTGCTTTACACAACTTTGCACTTGAACCGGCACGGGCCAACGCAAACGGGGTTGCCGCACGGTGCAAGCCAACAGGCGCTGCCCTGTGAAATGCAGGTCTACGCCTCTTTTGGTGATTTCTACCTCGGGTAATTCAGGCATAAGCTAAAGCGCGCACGCGCATCTGTTAATGTGATAAAAATAAACGTGGATTCACCAGTTTTTCATTGGGTTCAACAGTATGACTTGTTTTAAATGGACCATCGCAGGCCCGGTATTTTTTCTGGCAGCCAGCCTCACCACAGGCTGCGCCACCGTGCCGGCTGAACAGGGCGAACCGGCGCAACAGAAAATGTCTGCCGAGCAAAAAGCCTATGAGGCCCGTGTGGCCGACATGGTAAAACAAGACCCACTGTTTGCCCTGCTTACCGCTGAAATTGCCAGCCAACGCGGCGACACGTATTCTGCCACGCTGGCATACACCGAGGCGGCAAAACAACAGCGCGATCCCGATCTTGCAAAAAGGGCGGTCGAAATCAGCCTGGCTGAAGGCCAATTGGACCTGGCCTTGAGCGCAGCCCAAGTGTGGTCAGAATTGTCACCCGGTGACAAACAGGCCAGCCGCTCCATCATGCTGCTGCAACTGGGCACCAACCGGGTCGATCAGGCAATGCCTGCACTCAAGGCTTTCTTGGCCGATGTGCAAACCGCCGAGACCGCAAACCCGGGGCTTGGGGGTTCCAGCACCGAGAAAGTTGCGCTGGACATGCTTCAGCGCATTCCCGACAAAAACAAAGCGTACCAAACCGGTATCGAGCTGTTCGGCAACAATGCCGATGATCTGGAAGCACAAACCTTGCTCGCCCAGCTTGCCAACAATTCCGAGTTGTACCCACAGGCTGTGGGCCACATGGAAAACGTATTGCGCAAATCGCCACAAGAACGTTTTTATGTGCTGATGGCTCAGTTCATGGAAAAACGCGACGGCAACCTGGATGCCGCCATGCAACTGGTAAACGAGCAGGCGCTACTGCACCCCAACTGGTTTGGTGCGCGCCTTTACCTGGCTCGCAACCACACGCAGCTTGGGCAGTGGGCGCAAGCACGGCAACGGTTTGCGGAAATGATCGAGCTTCAACCCGACAACATTCCCCTGTATTCCAGCCAGGGCTTTGTACTTACACAGCTCAAAGACTACAAAGCCGCCGAGCAGCACTTCAAGATTTATCTGGACAAAACCACACCGGCAGAACGCCAGAACGAATCGCTGATACACGCCACGCTGTCTGACATGGCACTTGAACGCAAAGACTATGTGGCCGCCCTGAAGTGGTTGGACACCACGCCCAATGCAGCCGACAATCTGGATGTACAACTGAAAAAGTCAGCCTTGTTCGAAAAACAGGGCAATGCATTGTCCGCCAAGCGGGTACTGAATCAATTCAAACCCAAGAATGAAGATGAGTCTGTGCGACTGGCACTGGCGAAATCGCAATTGGCGGAATCGCAAAAAGCACCTGCTGAAGCCGCCACCGAACTTGAACTGGCCTTACTGAACTTCCCGGACCAACCCGACCTGCTTTACGAGCGTGCCATGGTGGCTGAGCGGCAAGACGACCTGCCGCGTGTGGAGCAGTTCCTAAAGCGCCTTATTGCAGTTCGCCCTGAAAACCCACACGGCTACAACGCTTTGGGCTACACCTGGGCCGAGAATAATATTCGGCTGGAAGAAGCTTACGAGTTGATTAAAAAGGCAGTGGAACTGGCTCCCAACGACCCCTTCATTCTCGATTCACTGGGCTGGGTACATTACCGCTTGGGCAAGCTGGACAGTGCTGAAGCAACGTTGCAAAAAGCGTTTGGTCTGCGCCAGGACGAAGAAATCGGTCTGCACCTGCTTGAAGTGTTGCTCAAGTCCGGAAAAAAAGAAGAAGCACGTCAACTCGGAAACAGCTTGACCGTTCGTTACCCAGACAGCAAAGCATTGAAAAAACTGGTTCAACAGCTTGAGGGAATTTAAGTTCATGGCTTTATCAACATTGCGCCTGGCCTGTATCGGCTTGATCGGCGCAAGCCTGGCTGCCTGCAGCACTTTGGGTCAAAACCCAAGCACTGAAGTGGATTGCAAGTCGATCCAGTCAAGCTGCCACTACGGACGTTTTGGGTTGATTTGGAAAGTTGAACAAGCCGACGGGAAAATTGAAGCTGATTCTATTTCGGGCACCTATGAATGGCGTTCGGGCCGCACTGGGCCAAGCCAAGCCCCTGAAATTGCCTACCTGGAAGTCAGCTCCACATTGGGCCCTTCGCTGGGCAGCGCAAAACGCTTGGGTAATTTTTACGAAGTCCGGGCCGCAGATGGCCGGGTGTATCTGGCCAAAGACTGGCAAAGCCTGTTCGATTTGATGTTTCCGGTTGAACTGCCTGCTGAAGCCTTGGTGCAGTGGATGGAAAACCCGAACCCCAATGAATTACCCACACTGCCCACCAACTGGGCTTGGGAAAACCAGAATGGCCGATACCGCGTGGTGTTTATTGAGAACAACACGTCAGGCCGTATCGACCTGATTCCGCAAGGCACCCTGGGCAAATAAAGCGTGAACGTTCCCAGCCCGGCCAAACTCTCGGCCTTTTCCCCTGCAAAAATCAATCTGTTTTTGCACATCACAGGCCGAAGGGCTGATGGTTACCACCTGCTCCAAAGTATTTTTTGCCCAATCACGCTGGGTGATCAACTATCCGTGTCAGTGCAAACCAATTCAAGCCGTGAATTGGTCATTCAGCGAAGTGGTGACCTTGTTCACATTCCTGAACAAATTGACCTGACAGTTCGCGCCTGCAAGGCCTTTTATGCCCATGCCAACATTGGAATGGGCTACGCAGTGACCATTCATGTCGACAAGCAAGTTCCGGAACAGGCGGGTTTGGGTGGCGGCAGCAGCAACGCTGCCACTGTACTGCGCCTGCTGCAACAGCACCACCAAAACCCGATTGAACCTGAACAACTGGCTGCGATCGGCCTGACGCTTGGGGCTGATGTGCCCTTCTTTCTTCAGGACAGCAGTGCTTTTGTCGAAGGCATTGGCGAGGCAATCACACCAATTCAGGGCATTTCAGGGCATTTAATTGTCTACAAACCGCCACTTTCTTGCCCCACGCCCAAAATATTTAGCGATCCGCAATTGACACGCAACTCAAGTGACGTCAAAATAGCGGTCTTCGATTCGGCCCGCCGAATGAATAGTGAGTTGATGGCTTGCCTGCAAGCCAACACACAGAATGCTTTGCAAGCTGTTGTGTCACGCAACTACCCGGAATGGGAACAGCAGTTTGGTGTTTTTTCAAACTGTGTTGCAAAGCTCAACCCGCAATTGATTCGAATGTCAGGTTCCGGCTCCGCCATGTTTGCTTTGTTTGCCAGCCCAAGCCAACTTAGCACCGCAGTGGCAGCAGTCGCCGATGCGCCTGAATTACAGCGTGGGCAGTTGTTTGAATGCAAAATCAAACCAAGCTGAATCGATAAAAGTTTTAGGGGAGTCGCCAAGTTGGTTAAGGCACCGGATTTTGATTCCGGCATTCGAAGGTTCGAATCCTTCCTCCTCTGCCAAAACCAAAGGGCCAGCCACCGGTTGGCCCTTTTTTTATTTCGCCAACGCACACGTCAAGCCCTGGGGTAAACAATGGCAACCGACAGCAGTCTAATGATCTTCACCGGCAATGCGAACCCTGCATTGGCCGAATCAGTGGCCAAACAGCTGAACATTCCGCTGGGCAAGGCTACCGTAGGTCGTTTCTCAGACGGTGAAGTCATGGTCGAGATCAACGAGAACGTGCGCGGCAAAGACGTGTTTGTACTGCAATCCACGTGCGCCCCCACCAACGACAACCTAATGGAAATGATGGTCATGATCGACGCGCTCAAGCGCGCATCAGCTGGCCGTATTACCGCAGCCATTCCTTACTTCGGCTATGCCCGTCAAGATCGCCGCGTGCGCTCTTCACGTGTGGCAATCACTGCCAAAGTAGTGGCCAACATGCTGCAGGTTGTAGGCGTTGACCGCGTGCTGACCATGGACCTGCACGCCGACCAAATTCAGGGTTTCTTTGACATTCCCGTAGACAATATTTATGCATCGCCAGTGTTGCTGGGCGATGTTTGGAAGCAAAACCTCGACAACCTGATGGTTGTGTCGCCCGATGTAGGCGGCGTGGTTCGTGCCCGCGCGCTGGCCAAGCGCCTGAATTGTGATTTGGCCATTATCGACAAGCGTCGCCCCCGCGCCAACGTGGCAGAAGTGATGAATATTATTGGCGATGTGAAAGACCGCACCTGCGTGATCATGGACGACATGGTCGACACCGCCAACACCCTGTGCAAAGCCGCCGCGGCCCTGAAAGCCAACGGCGCGAAAAAAGTGGTGGCTTACTGTACCCACCCCGTGTTGTCGGGTGGTGCCATTCAACGTGTTGAAGAATCAGACCTGGACGAACTGGTGGTGACCGACACCATTCCTTTGTCTGAGGAAGCCAACAACAGCAAAACCATTCGTGTTCTGAGTGTTGATGAACTGCTGGCCGAAACAATTCGCCGCATCGTTCGCTCTGACTCGGTCAGCTCGCTGTTTATTGATTAAGTTTTAGGTAACAAGTTGTTTTGGGCTTTTTTGCGGACGCCTTCAAGTGCCGCATAACTTGGTTTCACTGGTCGCGGTGAAGTCAAATTTGGAGAATCAACATGAAAGTAGTTGCAACATCCCGCACAGAGCAGGGTTCCGGAGCGAGCCGCCGCCTGCGTCGTGCTGGCCAGGTACCTGGC
Coding sequences within:
- a CDS encoding tetratricopeptide repeat protein produces the protein MTCFKWTIAGPVFFLAASLTTGCATVPAEQGEPAQQKMSAEQKAYEARVADMVKQDPLFALLTAEIASQRGDTYSATLAYTEAAKQQRDPDLAKRAVEISLAEGQLDLALSAAQVWSELSPGDKQASRSIMLLQLGTNRVDQAMPALKAFLADVQTAETANPGLGGSSTEKVALDMLQRIPDKNKAYQTGIELFGNNADDLEAQTLLAQLANNSELYPQAVGHMENVLRKSPQERFYVLMAQFMEKRDGNLDAAMQLVNEQALLHPNWFGARLYLARNHTQLGQWAQARQRFAEMIELQPDNIPLYSSQGFVLTQLKDYKAAEQHFKIYLDKTTPAERQNESLIHATLSDMALERKDYVAALKWLDTTPNAADNLDVQLKKSALFEKQGNALSAKRVLNQFKPKNEDESVRLALAKSQLAESQKAPAEAATELELALLNFPDQPDLLYERAMVAERQDDLPRVEQFLKRLIAVRPENPHGYNALGYTWAENNIRLEEAYELIKKAVELAPNDPFILDSLGWVHYRLGKLDSAEATLQKAFGLRQDEEIGLHLLEVLLKSGKKEEARQLGNSLTVRYPDSKALKKLVQQLEGI
- the ispE gene encoding 4-(cytidine 5'-diphospho)-2-C-methyl-D-erythritol kinase, which encodes MNVPSPAKLSAFSPAKINLFLHITGRRADGYHLLQSIFCPITLGDQLSVSVQTNSSRELVIQRSGDLVHIPEQIDLTVRACKAFYAHANIGMGYAVTIHVDKQVPEQAGLGGGSSNAATVLRLLQQHHQNPIEPEQLAAIGLTLGADVPFFLQDSSAFVEGIGEAITPIQGISGHLIVYKPPLSCPTPKIFSDPQLTRNSSDVKIAVFDSARRMNSELMACLQANTQNALQAVVSRNYPEWEQQFGVFSNCVAKLNPQLIRMSGSGSAMFALFASPSQLSTAVAAVADAPELQRGQLFECKIKPS
- a CDS encoding ribose-phosphate diphosphokinase is translated as MATDSSLMIFTGNANPALAESVAKQLNIPLGKATVGRFSDGEVMVEINENVRGKDVFVLQSTCAPTNDNLMEMMVMIDALKRASAGRITAAIPYFGYARQDRRVRSSRVAITAKVVANMLQVVGVDRVLTMDLHADQIQGFFDIPVDNIYASPVLLGDVWKQNLDNLMVVSPDVGGVVRARALAKRLNCDLAIIDKRRPRANVAEVMNIIGDVKDRTCVIMDDMVDTANTLCKAAAALKANGAKKVVAYCTHPVLSGGAIQRVEESDLDELVVTDTIPLSEEANNSKTIRVLSVDELLAETIRRIVRSDSVSSLFID